The sequence ATCGAGTCCCCCGGCGGCATCGCCGTCGACGAGTACTGCCGCACCCGCGTGGACGGTGTCTACGCCGCAGGCGACGTCGCCTGCCAGTGGCGGCCGCTCCTCGGACGGCACGTCCGCGCCGAGCACTTCGACAACGCCAACGCGCAGGGCATGGCGGCGGCCAAGAACATCCTCGGCGGCACGTCGGCGCACACGGCGCCGCCGTGGTTCTGGTCCGACCAGTTCGGCCACGCCGTCCAGCACGCGGGGCACGGCGAGGGCACGGACCGGCTCGTCGTCCGGGGCCGCGTCGAGGACTTCGACTTCATCGCGTTCTACCTGGCGGACGGCGTGCTGCGCGCCGCGTTCACCGTGGACCGCGGCGGCGACCTCGCGATCGCCCGGCAGCTGATCGCCGGCGAGGCCGTCCCGGACGCGGACGCCCTGCGCGACGAGGACACCGACCTCACCGACCTGCTCGACACACTCAGCTAGGGAGCGACCGATGGAATACCAGCGCGTGGCCCGCTCGGGGCAGGTGCCCGAGGGCGTCGTCCGCCGCTTCTTCGTGGGCGAGGCGGAGGTCGCCGTCGCCCGCTGGGACGGCGAGGTGCACGCCATGTCGAACTACTGCACCCACCTGGACTGCCTGCTGTCGTCCGGGCGGGTGACCGAGGACGGGCTGCTGTGCTCGTGCCACGGCAGCGTCTTCGACTTCGGGTCCGGCGAGCCGATCACCCCGCCCGCGACCAAGCCGATCAAGGTGTACCCGGTGAAGGAGGAGGACGGGGAGATCCTCGTGCACGTCCCACCGGAGGACGCCGCGAGCGGCGGACCCCGACGGCGGCGGCCCGTTGGCCGAGCCTGACCCGGGGGACGGGCGCGGCGCGGGGCGCGGGTCGTGGGCGGCGCTCGTCCCGCTGCTGCTCGGCACGTTCACCGGCACCGTCGCCAACACGATCGTCAACGTCCCGCTGACGCTGATCCTGCGCGACCTGGACGCCTCGATCTCCTCCGGCACCCTGGTCGTCGTCGGGTTCACGCTCCCGTTCGCCGTGCTGCTGCCGCTGTCGGGGTGGCTCGGCGACCGCTGCGGCCCGCGGCGGGTGTTCCTCGCCGCGATGCTGCTGCTCGGGATCGGCTCGGCGGGCGCCGGGCTCGCCGGCGACCTGGCCTCGCTGGTCGCGATGCGCGCGGTGCAGGGCGTCGCGACCGCCGCGATGCTGCCCGCCGTCATGGCGCTGATCGCGTCGCTGTTCGGCGGCGGGCGGCGCGGCCGGGCCCTCGGCCTGTGGGCGGCGGCCAACGGCGTCGGCCAGGCCGCCGGGCCCACGCTCGGCGGCGGCCTGGCCACCTGGTTCGGCTGGCACGCCGTGTTCTGGCCGGTCGTGCCGCTGTGCGCCGCAGCCGCGGCGCTGGCCGTCCGGTTCGTCCCGGCGGGGCGGGCGCGGCCCGTCCCGCTGGACCGGCGCGGCGCGGCCCTGCTGACCCTCGCCGCCGGGCTCGGCCTCGGCGGCACCTCCGCCGCCGCGACGCTCGGCGCGACCTCGCCGCTCGTCTGGGGCGGCGTGCTCGCCGGCCTCCTCACCGCCGCCGCCTACGCCGCGACATCGCGCGGGCGGCCCGACGCGTTCCTGCCGCCCCGGCTGCTGCTGGAGGCCCGCTACCTGCGCTCGTGCCTCAGCGTCCTCGCGCAGATGTTCTGCCTGGGCGCCACGCTGCTCGCCGTCCCCGTCTACCTGACCACGCAGCGGCACACCGGCACCCTGTACGCGGGTGCCGTCCTGCTGAGCCTGCCGGTCGTGATGTCGGTGCTGGGGCCGGTCACGGGCGTCCTCATGGAACGGCTGTCGCCGCGCGCCGTGCTGCGCGGCGGCCTGCTCATCCTCATCGCGGGGCAGGGGCTCGTCGCCGCCGTCCTCGCCGCGTCCGGGGCGGTCCCGTGGCTGCTCGCCGCGCTCGCCCTGACCGGCGCCGGCGTCGCGTTCGTCCAGACGCCCGCCGCGACCGGCGCCACCCGTTCGGACGCCGGCCGCCGCGGCGCCGGCCTCGGCCTGTTCAACCTGCTGCGCTTCGGCGGCTCCGCCCTCGGCGCCGCGTGGGTCGGCGCCGTCCTGGACCAGGCCCCCGCCTTCGGCGTCATGTTCGCGGTGTGCGCCGCGACCGCCGCGCTAGGGCTGCTGGCGTCCTTCGCCGGCCCCGACCCCGCCTGATCAGCCGGGCGCGGCGGCCGGCGGGGCCATCTCGTCGTCGAGGGTGCCGGTGACGGTCGTCAGCGTGTCGATGTGGTGCGCCAGCCAGAACATGAACTGCGCGTCCGCGGAGCGGATGTCCATGCGCAGCGCGCGGGACGCCCGGTCGAGCTTGTAGAGCATGGTGTTGCGGTGCAGGCCGAGGTCGCGCGCCGCCGCGTTCAGGTTCCCCGACGTCCTGATGTAGGCGAGCACGATCTTCTCCAGGTCGCCGCCGTTCGCGCGGCGCAGCGGGGCGAGGGTCTCGCGGGCGAACGACTTGGCCTCCGCGCTGCGCGCCACGTCCTTCAGCGCGGCGAACACCCGAAGGTCGTCGTAGCCGCAGACGGGCTCGGCGGCGGTATGCCAGGCGAGCCCCATCGTCAGCCGCGCCTCGTGGTACCCGGACGCGACCCCGCCGGCGCCCTGCCCGGGGCGGCCGTGCGTGACCCGCAGGTCGTCGCCGAGATGCGGGCGCAGCGCCCGGTGCAGCCGCTCGGCGAACCGGGCGGCGTCCGCGCGCTGCCCGATCGGGTCCCGCGGGGCCGGGACCTGCTGGATCACCACGATCGTCGAACTGATCGCGGCGGTCAGCGCGCACCCGCCGGGTTCGAGGTTCTGCGCGGTCCGCGTCGCCGACACCGTCCGGCGCAGGTAGTCGCGGCCGACCGGCAGCAGTGACGCCGCCGCCACCACGTGCACGGCGAAGTGCCCGTCCACGTCGAACCCGTGGTGGCGGGCCCGCGCGCCCAGCTCGTGGGAGTCGGCGAACCGGCCGTGGACGAGCGCCTCCACGAAGTCGCCGCGGGCCCGCTCCTCGGCCGCCCGCACCGACCGCTGCCGCAGCATCTCCGACCCGATCAGCGTCGCGCCGTGCTCGGCGACCACGCGGTGCTGCGCCAGGTCGTGCGGGTCGGGCGGGCACGCCCGCTCCACCATCACCATCCGGCCGAACACCTGCCCGCCCACCAGGACGGGCGTGACGATCACGTGCACGGGCGGGCCGTCCGGGCCGGGCCGCAGCCGCGCCTCCGCCGCCTGCGCGTTCCCCTCCGCGGGCTCGGGACGCTCCCCGGGCGGGCCGAGGTCCTCGGGCAGGGCGGCCAGCAGCGCGTCCGGGTCCATCGGCGCCGCGTCCGGCGGCTCCTCCCAGGCGAGGCGCTCGCCGTCCGCGTCGCAGATGAGGACGCCGCAGCGCGACAGCCCGACCACCGCGCGGGCCATCGCGGGCACCCCCGGGCCGCGCGCGAGGACCTCCGCGAGCGTGCGGTGCACCCGCGACCCGTACTCCAGGATGTGCGCGGACTGCGCCAGCGCCTTCTGCCCGATGAGCCGGCTCACCGCCCGGTAGTCGGCCTCCGCGGGCAGCGCCAGCAGCGGCACGCCCGCCGCCTCGGCTGCGCGCGCCGCCGCGTCGAGGTCGGAGTCGACCCCCGGCGGCCGCCACGCCAGCAGCGCGGCGGCATCCCGCCGGACGAGGTCGCCCACCACGGCCGCCGCCTCCTCCGGCGCGGCCACCGCCGTCACCGGCAGGTGGACGGCGACCCCGGCGAGGTCGCGGTCGGGGTCGCCGGCGCAGCGACGGGTCTCCGAGAGCGGGAGACACCAGCCGACGCCGCGCTCCAGCCCCGCCCGTCCGGCGACGAGCGTGCCGCGCAGCAGCGGCTCGGCCAGCAGCGTCCCGACGGGCAGGTGCCCGTCGGCGGTCGTGACGATCGCAGGGTGATGTGCCATGTGCCCACATCCCGTCGGGTTCGTTCGGCGAAGTGTACATAGCCCCGATGGACGTGGTCCTTCGAGACTGACGGGAGTGGACGAGCGACGTGGCGGACGGCGTGACCTGGAAGAACCGTCCTCCACATCCTGCTTTACCGATCTGAATAGGGCAATACCCCTCTTTCATGCGAGGGGCGGCGCCCGTCTGGAGGCCCCGTGCACACCGTTCACCGGCTCACCCTGGAAGACGCCCTCGTCATGCTCACCGCCGCCGAGGAGGAGGCGCGCCGCATCGGCGTCAAGCAGACGATCTGCATCGCCGACGACGGCGCGCACCCGATCGCGGTCCACCGGATGACGGGCGCCCGCCTCACCGGCGTGGACATCGCCATCGCCAAGGCGTTCACCGCCGCCGGCCACCAGCGCGACACCCACAAGTTCAACGAGCCGCCCAACGGCCCCGCCCTGCCGGGCAACGAGGCCTTCGGCATCAACCAGATGCACCCCGGCAAGTTCGCGATCTTCGTGGGCGGCTTCCCCATCGTCCACGAGGGCGAGGTC is a genomic window of Actinomadura citrea containing:
- a CDS encoding GlcG/HbpS family heme-binding protein; protein product: MHTVHRLTLEDALVMLTAAEEEARRIGVKQTICIADDGAHPIAVHRMTGARLTGVDIAIAKAFTAAGHQRDTHKFNEPPNGPALPGNEAFGINQMHPGKFAIFVGGFPIVHEGEVVGAVGVSGGNGEQDKAVGAAALRAFREKVAV
- a CDS encoding PucR family transcriptional regulator, coding for MAHHPAIVTTADGHLPVGTLLAEPLLRGTLVAGRAGLERGVGWCLPLSETRRCAGDPDRDLAGVAVHLPVTAVAAPEEAAAVVGDLVRRDAAALLAWRPPGVDSDLDAAARAAEAAGVPLLALPAEADYRAVSRLIGQKALAQSAHILEYGSRVHRTLAEVLARGPGVPAMARAVVGLSRCGVLICDADGERLAWEEPPDAAPMDPDALLAALPEDLGPPGERPEPAEGNAQAAEARLRPGPDGPPVHVIVTPVLVGGQVFGRMVMVERACPPDPHDLAQHRVVAEHGATLIGSEMLRQRSVRAAEERARGDFVEALVHGRFADSHELGARARHHGFDVDGHFAVHVVAAASLLPVGRDYLRRTVSATRTAQNLEPGGCALTAAISSTIVVIQQVPAPRDPIGQRADAARFAERLHRALRPHLGDDLRVTHGRPGQGAGGVASGYHEARLTMGLAWHTAAEPVCGYDDLRVFAALKDVARSAEAKSFARETLAPLRRANGGDLEKIVLAYIRTSGNLNAAARDLGLHRNTMLYKLDRASRALRMDIRSADAQFMFWLAHHIDTLTTVTGTLDDEMAPPAAAPG
- a CDS encoding MFS transporter, with the protein product MAEPDPGDGRGAGRGSWAALVPLLLGTFTGTVANTIVNVPLTLILRDLDASISSGTLVVVGFTLPFAVLLPLSGWLGDRCGPRRVFLAAMLLLGIGSAGAGLAGDLASLVAMRAVQGVATAAMLPAVMALIASLFGGGRRGRALGLWAAANGVGQAAGPTLGGGLATWFGWHAVFWPVVPLCAAAAALAVRFVPAGRARPVPLDRRGAALLTLAAGLGLGGTSAAATLGATSPLVWGGVLAGLLTAAAYAATSRGRPDAFLPPRLLLEARYLRSCLSVLAQMFCLGATLLAVPVYLTTQRHTGTLYAGAVLLSLPVVMSVLGPVTGVLMERLSPRAVLRGGLLILIAGQGLVAAVLAASGAVPWLLAALALTGAGVAFVQTPAATGATRSDAGRRGAGLGLFNLLRFGGSALGAAWVGAVLDQAPAFGVMFAVCAATAALGLLASFAGPDPA
- a CDS encoding Rieske (2Fe-2S) protein, producing MEYQRVARSGQVPEGVVRRFFVGEAEVAVARWDGEVHAMSNYCTHLDCLLSSGRVTEDGLLCSCHGSVFDFGSGEPITPPATKPIKVYPVKEEDGEILVHVPPEDAASGGPRRRRPVGRA